A region of Mycolicibacterium brumae DNA encodes the following proteins:
- a CDS encoding NAD(P)H-dependent oxidoreductase, with translation MSNTRILILLGSLRADSVNLKLAELAVASAPDGVDAEIYLGGLDAVPFYNEDLDVEAARPEAAVRLRAAVGAADAVLIVTPEYNGGLPAVVKNAIDWLSRPYGDSVLSDKPVAVIGAAAGRFGGVWAHDDARKSLGIAGARVVDEVKLSQPLSALDGRHPRENAETAAAVRDAVAQLAGLL, from the coding sequence ATGTCGAACACCCGGATCCTGATCCTGCTGGGCAGCCTGCGCGCGGACTCGGTCAACCTCAAGCTGGCAGAGCTCGCCGTGGCGTCGGCGCCGGACGGGGTCGACGCCGAGATCTATCTGGGCGGCTTGGACGCGGTGCCGTTCTACAACGAGGATCTCGACGTCGAGGCCGCGCGCCCGGAGGCCGCCGTGCGGCTGCGCGCGGCGGTCGGCGCCGCCGACGCGGTGTTGATCGTCACTCCCGAATACAACGGTGGCCTGCCCGCGGTGGTGAAGAACGCCATCGACTGGCTGTCTCGGCCGTACGGCGACAGTGTGCTCAGTGACAAGCCGGTCGCCGTGATCGGCGCGGCGGCTGGACGCTTCGGCGGGGTTTGGGCGCACGACGACGCCCGCAAATCGCTCGGCATCGCCGGCGCCCGGGTGGTCGACGAGGTGAAGCTGTCGCAGCCACTGTCGGCCCTGGACGGCCGCCACCCGCGCGAGAACGCCGAGACCGCCGCCGCGGTTCGCGACGCCGTCGCGCAGTTGGCCGGTTTGCTGTAA